Proteins encoded by one window of Salvia splendens isolate huo1 chromosome 5, SspV2, whole genome shotgun sequence:
- the LOC121803044 gene encoding putative late blight resistance protein homolog R1B-16 isoform X1 — translation MAFNLQPLITILEGILDPHQPRWIVHENNPQLQSFFDKATSLQKLLDSKSSFTKLDTEIREVAHQAEDIIESHMVHHMLSGSDCVRFTLSTPDLQQVTRHLDSLMEQAEKLLEMGDEKMLRELDSAMEQLKLVDKKIPSSSSSSSKSAVLVGIDEDLMQLKDRLTRLEKKLEIVPIVGMGGIGKTSLARKLYEDLLIVDHFAYRAWATISQDYNTRKILKSLLRCITGQECDNHTDELKDMLYKSLFGRKYLIVLDDIWSTRFWDEIKMYFPGNNNGSRIVITTRESDVANHADSSRSQHQVQLLSEFESWNLLHQLVFGEEECPLVFQEIGQKIAKDCSGLPLAISVIGGLLSKMERSEDVWRKIGDNVIAAISGSDERCYSILSLSYNHLPNHLKPCFLYMGAFPEDYEIEGSTLIYMWLAEGFAKSNGERCLEEEAEDWLKSLVERNLFMVREYNNYGKPESYNMHDMLRELCIRKCDEDKFMNGPNKFTFSNPRRMTFHTSDEMEDVNDSTESMSLTRSVMYIGFRRDKFPSGALFAARLLRVLDLTGTSFDSFPTEIFEFVNLRFLCVHGRFSIPRGISRLWNLQTLIARYCKIDEPAELWKLSELRHLEVGRIELLKDEAMKYSVLKKLQSIVSVNVRKDEATSLDGFLKSVPNIKKLSIDDSLRTRSTAIDLSHLHKLEILDFGCMRTISSPNGFDHCFTVIFPCNIRQLYLYDCKMFLEAWRTLCALHKLEVLIIDGFSLIGTRRDEEWELAEEDVFPSLQFLHLVRLRIEHWKADKTNFPRLRHLRVYECWKLEEIPSGIGEIPTLQLIELEECSKSAVASAKSIVKEQSENGNYDLKLRIDSCDHTSKSSDDDDDDDDDDDDDDDDDDDDDDDDLNE, via the exons ATGGCATTCAATCTTCAACCACTCATCACCATTCTTGAAGGAATCCTTGATCCTCACCAACCACGATGGATTGTTCATGAAAACAACCCACAACTCCAATCCTTCTTCGATAAAGCTACTTCTCTTCAAAAGCTCCTTGATAGCAAGTCTTCATTCACCAAACTAGACACCGAAATCAGAGAAGTAGCACATCAAGCTGAAGACATCATTGAATCCCACATGGTTCATCATATGCTCTCTGGATCGGATTGTGTGAGGTTCACTCTTTCCACACCAGATCTGCAGCAAGTAACACGACATCTTGATTCTCTGATGGAGCAAGCAGAGAAGCTGTTGGAGATGGGGGATGAGAAGATGCTGCGAGAGCTAGATTCTGCTATGGAACAACTGAAGCTCGTGGATAAGAAGATTCCGTCTAGCAGTTCATCCAGTTCCAAGAGTGCTGTGCTGGTGGGAATTGATGAAGATCTGATGCAACTCAAAGATCGGCTGACCCGTTTGGAGAAGAAGCTGGAGATCGTCCCCATCGTTGGTATGGGTGGAATAGGTAAAACCAGTCTCGCTCGAAAGCTTTATGAAGATCTTTTGATTGTTGATCACTTTGCATATCGCGCTTGGGCCACTATCTCGCAAGATTACAATACGCGGAAAATTCTCAAAAGCCTTCTTCGTTGCATAACTGGACAAGAATGTGATAATCATACTGATGAGTTAAAAGATATGTTGTATAAGAGCTTATTCGGTAGAAAATACTTGATTGTGTTAGATGATATATGGAGTACGAGATTCTGGGATGAGATAAAGATGTACTTCCCAGGCAACAACAATGGAAGTCGCATTGTGATTACCACTAGGGAATCCGATGTGGCGAACCATGCTGACTCTTCGAGATCGCAGCATCAAGTGCAACTGCTTAGCGAGTTTGAAAGTTGGAATCTACTTCACCAACTTGTGTTTGGAGAAGAGGAGTGCCCTCTTGTTTTTCAAGAGATTGGTCAAAAGATCGCAAAGGATTGCAGTGGGCTTCCTCTAGCCATCAGTGTGATTGGAGGGTTACTATCTAAGATGGAAAGATCAGAAGATGTTTGGAGGAAAATTGGGGACAATGTTATAGCAGCAATTTCTGGATCAGACGAGCGATGCTATAGTATATTGTCTTTAAGTTATAACCACTTGCCAAATCACTTGAAGCCATGTTTCTTATACATGGGAGCTTTCCCTGAAGACTACGAGATTGAAGGCTCCACACTCATATATATGTGGTTGGCAGAAGGATTTGCAAAATCGAACGGGGAAAGATGtttggaggaagaggcggaggaTTGGCTAAAGTCTCTAGTAGAGAGAAATCTATTTATGGTTAGAGAATACAACAATTATGGAAAACCAGAGAGTTATAACATGCATGATATGTTGAGGGAGCTATGCATTCGGAAATGTGATGAAGACAAGTTTATGAATGGTCCCAACAAGTTCACATTCTCTAATCCACGCCGCATGACTTTTCACACGTCAGACGAAATGGAAGATGTTAATGATTCAACAGAGTCAATGTCACTAACTCGATCTGTTATGTACATTGGTTTTCGTAGGGATAAGTTTCCGTCTGGTGCATTGTTTGCGGCAAGATTGCTAAGGGTGCTGGACTTAACGGGTACGAGTTTCGATAGTTTCCCAACTGaaatatttgaatttgttaACCTACGCTTCTTATGTGTCCATGGCCGTTTCAGCATACCGAGAGGAATATCAAGATTGTGGAATTTGCAAACCTTGATTGCTCGTTATTGCAAAATTGATGAGCCAGCTGAGCTATGGAAGCTCTCTGAGTTAAGACATCTTGAAGTGGGTAGAATTGAGTTGTTaaaagatgaggcaatgaagtaTAGTGTACTGAAGAAGCTGCAAAGTATTGTTTCAGTGAATGTACGTAAAGATGAGGCAACAAGTTTGGATGGTTTCCTCAAAAGCGTTCCAAATATCAAAAAGTTGTCAATTGATGATAGTCTCCGAACTAGATCCACGGCAATTGATCTCAGCCATCTTCACAAGCTCGAAATATTAGATTTCGGGTGTATGAGAACTATATCCTCTCCAAACGGTTTTGATCATTGTTTCACAGTTATATTTCCTTGTAATATTAGACAACTATATCTGTATGATTGTAAAATGTTTTTGGAAGCGTGGAGGACTCTGTGTGCACTACATAAGCTGGAAGTTCTCATTATAGATGGCTTCAGTTTAATTGGGACACGGCGTGATGAAGAGTGGGAGTTAGCAGAAGAAGATGTGTTCCCCTCACTGCAGTTTCTACATCTTGTACGTTTGAGGATTGAGCATTGGAAAGCCGATAAGACCAATTTCCCTAGACTCCGCCACCTCCGTGTATATGAATGCTGGAAACTAGAGGAAATCCCAAGCGGCATTGGAGAAATCCCAACACTCCAATTAATCGAGTTAGAAGAATGCAGCAAATCTGCAGTGGCCTCAGCAAAAAGCATTGTGAAGGAGCAATCTGAAAATGGAAACTACGACCTCAAACTTCGCATCGACAGTTGTGATCACACTTCCAAAAG tagtgatgatgatgatgatgatgatgatgatgatgatgatgatgatgatgatgatgatgatgatgatgatgatgatctaAATGAATGA
- the LOC121803022 gene encoding ethylene-responsive transcription factor ERF014-like, with amino-acid sequence MKMVKKESKIPSSSSLLSSKKRFKGVRMRTWGSWVSEIRAPNQKTRIWLGSYSTAEAAARAYDAALQCLKGPKANLNFPKSIQTLSIPDDQTAPMSPKSIQKIAAAAALLEASEESNPPSPDSSSSSSSSSSSLSSLSPSISSSSIDDDLILLAAADCDGCSGGGGGGGDGEMSWYNFESPKYYEMMGGVFFDSSMVIGSDYGCVEEEEDIRLWSF; translated from the coding sequence ATGAAAATGGTGAAGAAGGAATCCAAGATTCCATCGTCGTCGTCGCTGTTGTCGTCAAAGAAGAGATTCAAGGGTGTGAGAATGAGGACATGGGGATCATGGGTGTCGGAAATCAGAGCTCCGAATCAGAAAACAAGAATCTGGCTGGGCTCATATTCGACGGCGGAGGCCGCCGCCAGAGCCTACGACGCCGCCCTCCAGTGCCTCAAGGGCCCAAAAGCCAATCTCAATTTCCCCAAATCAATCCAAACCCTCAGCATTCCCGACGATCAAACCGCCCCCATGTCGCCTAAATCCATCCAAAaaatcgccgccgccgccgcccttCTAGAAGCTTCCGAAGAATCGAACCCGCCGTCGCcggattcttcttcttcttcttcatcgtcgtcgtcgtcgttgTCATCGTTGTCGCCGTCGATTTCTTCATCTTCGATTGACGATGATTTGATTCTATTGGCTGCTGCTGATTGTGACGGCTGCAGcggcggaggcggtggtggtggagatggGGAGATGTCGTGGTACAACTTTGAATCCCCGAAGTACTACGAGATGATGGGTGGGGTGTTTTTTGATTCGAGTATGGTGATTGGGAGTGATTATGGTTGtgttgaggaagaagaagatattaGATTATGGAGCTTTTGA
- the LOC121803044 gene encoding putative late blight resistance protein homolog R1B-16 isoform X2: MAFNLQPLITILEGILDPHQPRWIVHENNPQLQSFFDKATSLQKLLDSKSSFTKLDTEIREVAHQAEDIIESHMVHHMLSGSDCVRFTLSTPDLQQVTRHLDSLMEQAEKLLEMGDEKMLRELDSAMEQLKLVDKKIPSSSSSSSKSAVLVGIDEDLMQLKDRLTRLEKKLEIVPIVGMGGIGKTSLARKLYEDLLIVDHFAYRAWATISQDYNTRKILKSLLRCITGQECDNHTDELKDMLYKSLFGRKYLIVLDDIWSTRFWDEIKMYFPGNNNGSRIVITTRESDVANHADSSRSQHQVQLLSEFESWNLLHQLVFGEEECPLVFQEIGQKIAKDCSGLPLAISVIGGLLSKMERSEDVWRKIGDNVIAAISGSDERCYSILSLSYNHLPNHLKPCFLYMGAFPEDYEIEGSTLIYMWLAEGFAKSNGERCLEEEAEDWLKSLVERNLFMVREYNNYGKPESYNMHDMLRELCIRKCDEDKFMNGPNKFTFSNPRRMTFHTSDEMEDVNDSTESMSLTRSVMYIGFRRDKFPSGALFAARLLRVLDLTGTSFDSFPTEIFEFVNLRFLCVHGRFSIPRGISRLWNLQTLIARYCKIDEPAELWKLSELRHLEVGRIELLKDEAMKYSVLKKLQSIVSVNVRKDEATSLDGFLKSVPNIKKLSIDDSLRTRSTAIDLSHLHKLEILDFGCMRTISSPNGFDHCFTVIFPCNIRQLYLYDCKMFLEAWRTLCALHKLEVLIIDGFSLIGTRRDEEWELAEEDVFPSLQFLHLVRLRIEHWKADKTNFPRLRHLRVYECWKLEEIPSGIGEIPTLQLIELEECSKSAVASAKSIVKEQSENGNYDLKLRIDSCDHTSKSDDDDDDDDDDDDDDDDDDDDDDDDLNE; the protein is encoded by the exons ATGGCATTCAATCTTCAACCACTCATCACCATTCTTGAAGGAATCCTTGATCCTCACCAACCACGATGGATTGTTCATGAAAACAACCCACAACTCCAATCCTTCTTCGATAAAGCTACTTCTCTTCAAAAGCTCCTTGATAGCAAGTCTTCATTCACCAAACTAGACACCGAAATCAGAGAAGTAGCACATCAAGCTGAAGACATCATTGAATCCCACATGGTTCATCATATGCTCTCTGGATCGGATTGTGTGAGGTTCACTCTTTCCACACCAGATCTGCAGCAAGTAACACGACATCTTGATTCTCTGATGGAGCAAGCAGAGAAGCTGTTGGAGATGGGGGATGAGAAGATGCTGCGAGAGCTAGATTCTGCTATGGAACAACTGAAGCTCGTGGATAAGAAGATTCCGTCTAGCAGTTCATCCAGTTCCAAGAGTGCTGTGCTGGTGGGAATTGATGAAGATCTGATGCAACTCAAAGATCGGCTGACCCGTTTGGAGAAGAAGCTGGAGATCGTCCCCATCGTTGGTATGGGTGGAATAGGTAAAACCAGTCTCGCTCGAAAGCTTTATGAAGATCTTTTGATTGTTGATCACTTTGCATATCGCGCTTGGGCCACTATCTCGCAAGATTACAATACGCGGAAAATTCTCAAAAGCCTTCTTCGTTGCATAACTGGACAAGAATGTGATAATCATACTGATGAGTTAAAAGATATGTTGTATAAGAGCTTATTCGGTAGAAAATACTTGATTGTGTTAGATGATATATGGAGTACGAGATTCTGGGATGAGATAAAGATGTACTTCCCAGGCAACAACAATGGAAGTCGCATTGTGATTACCACTAGGGAATCCGATGTGGCGAACCATGCTGACTCTTCGAGATCGCAGCATCAAGTGCAACTGCTTAGCGAGTTTGAAAGTTGGAATCTACTTCACCAACTTGTGTTTGGAGAAGAGGAGTGCCCTCTTGTTTTTCAAGAGATTGGTCAAAAGATCGCAAAGGATTGCAGTGGGCTTCCTCTAGCCATCAGTGTGATTGGAGGGTTACTATCTAAGATGGAAAGATCAGAAGATGTTTGGAGGAAAATTGGGGACAATGTTATAGCAGCAATTTCTGGATCAGACGAGCGATGCTATAGTATATTGTCTTTAAGTTATAACCACTTGCCAAATCACTTGAAGCCATGTTTCTTATACATGGGAGCTTTCCCTGAAGACTACGAGATTGAAGGCTCCACACTCATATATATGTGGTTGGCAGAAGGATTTGCAAAATCGAACGGGGAAAGATGtttggaggaagaggcggaggaTTGGCTAAAGTCTCTAGTAGAGAGAAATCTATTTATGGTTAGAGAATACAACAATTATGGAAAACCAGAGAGTTATAACATGCATGATATGTTGAGGGAGCTATGCATTCGGAAATGTGATGAAGACAAGTTTATGAATGGTCCCAACAAGTTCACATTCTCTAATCCACGCCGCATGACTTTTCACACGTCAGACGAAATGGAAGATGTTAATGATTCAACAGAGTCAATGTCACTAACTCGATCTGTTATGTACATTGGTTTTCGTAGGGATAAGTTTCCGTCTGGTGCATTGTTTGCGGCAAGATTGCTAAGGGTGCTGGACTTAACGGGTACGAGTTTCGATAGTTTCCCAACTGaaatatttgaatttgttaACCTACGCTTCTTATGTGTCCATGGCCGTTTCAGCATACCGAGAGGAATATCAAGATTGTGGAATTTGCAAACCTTGATTGCTCGTTATTGCAAAATTGATGAGCCAGCTGAGCTATGGAAGCTCTCTGAGTTAAGACATCTTGAAGTGGGTAGAATTGAGTTGTTaaaagatgaggcaatgaagtaTAGTGTACTGAAGAAGCTGCAAAGTATTGTTTCAGTGAATGTACGTAAAGATGAGGCAACAAGTTTGGATGGTTTCCTCAAAAGCGTTCCAAATATCAAAAAGTTGTCAATTGATGATAGTCTCCGAACTAGATCCACGGCAATTGATCTCAGCCATCTTCACAAGCTCGAAATATTAGATTTCGGGTGTATGAGAACTATATCCTCTCCAAACGGTTTTGATCATTGTTTCACAGTTATATTTCCTTGTAATATTAGACAACTATATCTGTATGATTGTAAAATGTTTTTGGAAGCGTGGAGGACTCTGTGTGCACTACATAAGCTGGAAGTTCTCATTATAGATGGCTTCAGTTTAATTGGGACACGGCGTGATGAAGAGTGGGAGTTAGCAGAAGAAGATGTGTTCCCCTCACTGCAGTTTCTACATCTTGTACGTTTGAGGATTGAGCATTGGAAAGCCGATAAGACCAATTTCCCTAGACTCCGCCACCTCCGTGTATATGAATGCTGGAAACTAGAGGAAATCCCAAGCGGCATTGGAGAAATCCCAACACTCCAATTAATCGAGTTAGAAGAATGCAGCAAATCTGCAGTGGCCTCAGCAAAAAGCATTGTGAAGGAGCAATCTGAAAATGGAAACTACGACCTCAAACTTCGCATCGACAGTTGTGATCACACTTCCAAAAG tgatgatgatgatgatgatgatgatgatgatgatgatgatgatgatgatgatgatgatgatgatgatgatgatctaAATGAATGA
- the LOC121801907 gene encoding putative late blight resistance protein homolog R1B-16 codes for MAYNLQPLITILEGILDPHQPRWIVDENNPQLQSLFDKSTSLQKLLDSNSSFTKLDTQIREVTHQTEDIIESHMVHHMLSGSDCVRFTLSTPDLQQVTRHLDSLMEQAEKLLEMEMGDEKMLRDLDSAMEQLKLVDKKMPSSSSSSSKSAVLVGIDEDLMQLQDRLTRLEKKLEIVPIVGMGGIGKTTLAQKLYEDPLIVDHFAYRAWATISQDYNMQQILLSLLRCITGQECDNHTDELKDMLYKSLYGRKYLIVLDDIWSTRFWDEIKMYFPGNNNGSRIVITTRESDVGNYADSSSPQHQVQLRSESESWNLLHQLVFGEEECPLVLQEIGRKMAKDCGGLPLAISVIGGLLSKMERSEDVWRKIGDNVIAAISGSDERCYSILSLSYNHLPNHLKPCFLYMGAFPEDYEISGSRLVQLWVAEGFVKSNGERCLEEEAEDWLKALVERNLFMVREYKKNGKPKRYNMHDMLRDVCIRKCDEDKFMNGPNKFTFSNLRRMIFHTSYEMEDVNDSTDSMILTRSVICIYFWSAEFPSDAFFAARLLRVLDLMDMRFDSFQTVIFEFVNLRFLGVKCNSSIPRGISRLWNLQTLIAPKSKFDEPAELWKLSELRHLKVNVIELLKDEAMKYSVLKKLQSTVSVKVSEATRWDGFLKSVPNIKKLVIDDSLRTTSAAIDLSHLHKLEILKFCGMRSISSPKGFGHCFTVIFPCNIRKLYLERCEMILGAWRTLCALHKLEVLMIHNCRLDKKWYDQEWELAEEHVFPSLLFLHLELFSLVRWKADETNFPRLRHLRVYGCRKLEEIPRGIGEIPTLQLIELEECSESAVASAERIVKEQSEDGNNDLKLRIVKDDTSESNWWRW; via the exons ATGGCTTACAATCTTCAACCTCTCATCACCATTCTTGAAGGAATCCTTGATCCTCACCAACCACGATGGATTGTTGATGAAAACAACCCACAACTCCAATCCCTCTTCGATAAATCTACTTCTCTTCAAAAGCTCCTTGATAGTAATTCTTCATTCACCAAACTAGACACCCAAATCAGAGAAGTAACACACCAAACTGAAGACATCATTGAATCCCACATGGTTCATCATATGCTCTCTGGATCGGATTGCGTGAGGTTCACTCTTTCCACACCAGATCTGCAGCAAGTAACACGACATCTTGATTCTCTGATGGAGCAAGCAGAGAAGCTGTTGGAGATGGAGATGGGGGATGAGAAGATGCTGCGTGACCTTGATTCTGCTATGGAACAACTGAAGCTCGTAGATAAGAAGATGCCGTCTAGCAGTTCATCCAGTTCCAAGAGTGCTGTGCTGGTTGGAATTGATGAAGATCTGATGCAGCTCCAGGATCGGCTGACCCGTTTGGAGAAGAAGCTGGAGATCGTCCCCATCGTTGGTATGGGTGGAATAGGTAAAACCACTCTCGCTCAAAAGCTTTATGAAGATCCTTTGATTGTTGATCACTTTGCATATCGCGCTTGGGCCACTATCTCACAAGATTACAATATGCAACAAATTCTCTTAAGCCTTCTTCGTTGCATAACTGGACAAGAATGTGATAATCATACTGATGAGTTAAAAGATATGTTGTATAAGAGCTTGTATGGTAGAAAGTACTTGATTGTATTAGATGATATATGGAGTACGAGATTCTGGGATGAGATAAAGATGTACTTCCCAGGCAACAACAATGGAAGTCGCATTGTGATCACCACTAGGGAATCCGATGTGGGGAACTATGCTGACTCCTCGAGTCCTCAGCATCAAGTGCAACTGCGTAGCGAGTCTGAAAGTTGGAATCTGCTTCACCAACTTGTGTTTGGAGAAGAGGAGTGCCCTCTTGTTTTACAAGAGATTGGTCGAAAGATGGCCAAGGATTGCGGTGGGCTTCCTCTAGCAATCAGTGTGATTGGAGGGTTACTATCTAAGATGGAAAGATCAGAAGATGTTTGGAGGAAAATTGGGGACAATGTAATAGCAGCAATTTCTGGATCAGACGAGCGATGCTATAGTATATTGTCTTTAAGTTATAACCACTTGCCGAATCACTTGAAACCATGTTTCTTATACATGGGAGCTTTCCCTGAAGACTACGAGATTAGTGGATCCAGACTCGTACAATTGTGGGTTGCAGAAGGATTTGTAAAATCAAACGGGGAAAGATGTTTGGAGGAAGAGGCTGAGGATTGGCTAAAGGCTCTAGTAGAGAGAAATCTATTTATGGTTAGAGAATACAAAAAGAATGGAAAACCAAAGAGATACAACATGCATGATATGTTGAGGGATGTATGCATTCGGAAATGTGATGAAGACAAGTTTATGAATGGTCCCAACAAGTTCACATTCTCTAATCTGCGCCGCATGATTTTTCACACATCATACGAAATGGAAGATGTTAATGATTCAACAGACTCAATGATACTAACTCGATCagttatatgcatttatttTTGGAGTGCTGAGTTTCCATCTGATGCATTTTTTGCGGCAAGATTGCTAAGGGTGTTGGACTTAATGGATATGAGATTCGATAGTTTCCAAACTGTTATATTTGAATTTGTCAACCTACGCTTCCTAGGTGTCAAGTGCAATTCTAGTATACCCAGAGGAATATCAAGATTGTGGAATTTGCAAACCTTGATTGCTCCTAAATCCAAGTTTGATGAGCCAGCTGAGCTATGGAAGCTCTCTGAGTTAAGACATCTCAAAGTGAATGTAATTGAGTTGTTaaaagatgaggcaatgaagtaTAGTGTACTGAAGAAGCTGCAAAGTACTGTTTCAGTGAAAGTATCTGAGGCAACAAGATGGGATGGTTTCCTCAAAAGCgttccaaatataaaaaagtTGGTAATTGATGATAGTCTCCGAACTACATCCGCGGCAATTGATCTTAGCCATCTTCACAAGCtcgaaatattaaaattttgtggTATGAGAAGTATATCCTCTCCAAAAGGTTTTGGTCATTGTTTCACAGTTATATTTCCTTGTAATATTAGAAAATTATATCTGGAAAGATGTGAAATGATTTTGGGAGCGTGGAGGACTCTGTGTGCACTACATAAGCTGGAAGTTCTCATGATACATAACTGCAGGTTAGATAAGAAATGGTATGATCAAGAGTGGGAGTTAGCAGAAGAACATGTGTTCCCCTCACTGCTGTTTCTACATCTTGAACTTTTTAGTCTTGTGCGTTGGAAAGCCGATGAGACCAATTTCCCTAGACTCCGCCACCTCCGTGTATATGGCTGCAGGAAACTAGAGGAAATCCCAAGGGGCATTGGAGAAATCCCAACACTCCAATTAATCGAGTTAGAAGAATGCAGCGAATCTGCAGTGGCCTCAGCAGAAAGGATTGTGAAGGAGCAATCTGAAGATGGAAACAACGACCTCAAACTTCGCATCGTAAAAGATGACACTTCCGAAAG TAACTGGTGGAGGTGGTGA